From the genome of Solanum dulcamara chromosome 12, daSolDulc1.2, whole genome shotgun sequence:
TTAGAAAGAGcacacttttatttatttaattatgtcTTTCGACAATAAATTTTAATGATAAGAGAAATTTTTCTTAAAACAATAATATGGTCTGTTTTAGGGGTAGAAAGATTTCTATTCCAAATGCTCATTTCGACCTTCATATTACGTCTTATTTTATTCTGCTGTGCTACAGTTTATCAATGATCTTCATGCTCTTATTAGCCCAAATGCCCCAGGAACCCCGCTTCCACTCATCTTGTTGGGAAAGGTGAAGAATCAGGCTTAATCCTTTTGGTTTCTTGTTAGTTCTTGTATTTCCTTGCTAACAAACGTCATGATTTCAGTCGAAAAATGCATTACTATCAACTTACTTATTTCTGGATCAAATTGTCTGGCTTGGAAGGTCAGGCATTTACAAGGTATCGAGTTACTTTGTATCGTTAGTCCCTGAATTTATTATGAAGATACTGAAGGTTATCGTCACACACTTTCTTTTGTTTATATAGAACAAAGAACGCACAGAGTTATTTGGCAGGATCTCGTTCTTTTGTTGGATGGGATCCTCAATTTGTACAACCTTGGTGGAGGTCATGTTATTTTCCCTCATTGGTAAATTGTATTTATGGCTCCTAAAATTTGGTTTTAtgccattaatttttttttctttcgtactttgTTACACCAGATTGGAGAACTTGGAAGGCTTTCAACATCAATGAAAAAGTTAGAAAAGGAACTAAAGAATACTGATAAATATAAGGTTTGGCAATATCAAGCATTTTGTGTTATTACTATTCAAAATTCTGCTTGTAGATTGTTCTGTCCATATAGTAATGTTTGGTGAATCTTTTATTGCAGAATGAGCAATATCAAAGTAAGCTTCAAAAGTCGAACGAGAGATCTCTAGCCCTGATTAAGGCAGGCATGGATATAGTTGTTGCTGTTGGATTGCTTCAATTGGCACCAAAGAAAGTCACCCCTCGTGTAACGGGAGCCTTTGGATTCGTTAGCTCGCTGATTTCATGTTATCAGGTGTATATTAATTCTTACTACAAGTTTTACATTCGTCTTTTCAAACATCACCTATGTTTTTTAAGCaaatgaaaagataaaaaaacTTACAAAGGGGTGCCCTCCAAGCATTGGTCAAGTGTTGAGGGTGCAACATGTGACATGTAAGTTAGATGCACGTTCCGAATCTGTAGCCAATTGGAGTCGAGATAGAAGCCCAAGAATGTTTTTTTCCGATATAAGAAACAAATTATAACGGGTTATAGAGTAGGGAGACTTTTGAtgctccttttttttaaaaccaaACTTCCAAGTAGGATTCCTTTTCGAAAGAAAGACTTAAATTCTTTCTCAATTCTCCGTAGCTCGTCTTCTGATACTGAATTGTCTTATTTTGCTCGTGCAGTTGCTTCCGTCACAGCCAAAGGCCAAAGCGTCCTGATAAAGGTCTGATGCTGCTCAAGAATTTCCCAGATCACCAGAATAAGTATTTATATGCTCAACTGTTTATAAGTTTTTTAGCAGTTTATCAACACGTTATGGTGGAATTACACCTTGTTTACTCTATCTTTGATTTTGGTACTGAACGTTATAATTATGTGTTTAAAGTCTCTTAGATCTTGCTATCAATGATAAATAATAAGACatcttaaattatatatactaaGTAGCGTGAAGAATTTGTATGCTATCAGTGTAAATTGAATTATTAAAGGGCAGAGtgttattctattttttgtatACTATATCAGGTTTGATATGAGTTGCTTCTTTGGTCAACTTAACTATCTTAGTAGTTCATAAACTTGCATCATACAAATAACTTGGATTCACTAGTGTTTACACTAAATCAATTGATGCATGCACGTCTCTATATATAGACTTTTCTCGCTTAACCATGATTAATTAcaataacttttaaattttgataattatAATGTTTGGACCTTGCATCTCAACCAATTCCATTACATCCCATCAACCCAAGTACCGAATAATTAATATACATCCTCAC
Proteins encoded in this window:
- the LOC129875496 gene encoding peroxisomal membrane protein 11C-like produces the protein MSTLDAARAELALAVLYLNKAEARDKICRTIQYGAKFLSDGQPGTAQNVDKSTSLARKLFRLFKFINDLHALISPNAPGTPLPLILLGKSKNALLSTYLFLDQIVWLGRSGIYKNKERTELFGRISFFCWMGSSICTTLVEIGELGRLSTSMKKLEKELKNTDKYKNEQYQSKLQKSNERSLALIKAGMDIVVAVGLLQLAPKKVTPRVTGAFGFVSSLISCYQLLPSQPKAKAS